The window TAATCCGTGAATTGTCGGCATGCGGCTCTCCTGCCTGCCCACTCAGTCCAGATTTTGTGTATCGTTCGACCTAACCCGAGTATAGTACAGATATTCTGTACTGTCAAGCAGGTGTGTAAAGACTTAGTTTACATGTAAGAGTCCAGACATAATGGACTAAACTATGATGGGAGGTGGTCTCTGTGGACTTCGCCAGCCGCCTGCGCCAGTTGAGGCGGGAGAGAGGCTTGACCCAATCTTCTCTGGCCGGATATCTGGGCATATCGAAGCAAGCCATCTCAAACTACGAGACCCGCGCCAACACCGCTCCTCAGGACGTAATGGAGCACCTGGCTGACATATTCAACGTGTCGATTGACTATCTGATGGGACGCTCAGATTTCCAGCATGCACCGTGCGTTCATGGGCATGGAGACGCGTACAGCCTGCCTCCCGAACTGCAGGCCGCGTTTCGCGGCCGGAGGTGGGATCAACTCAGACCCGAGACCAGGCGGATTATCGTGCGCGTTGTCTCGCAGATCGAAGC is drawn from Clostridia bacterium and contains these coding sequences:
- a CDS encoding helix-turn-helix transcriptional regulator — protein: MDFASRLRQLRRERGLTQSSLAGYLGISKQAISNYETRANTAPQDVMEHLADIFNVSIDYLMGRSDFQHAPCVHGHGDAYSLPPELQAAFRGRRWDQLRPETRRIIVRVVSQIEAELEHLEPEEGE